In Tolypothrix sp. NIES-4075, the following proteins share a genomic window:
- the ispD gene encoding 2-C-methyl-D-erythritol 4-phosphate cytidylyltransferase: MHLLIPAAGMGRRMGSDRNKLLLLVRSQPIISWTLKAAEAASLISWIGIIAQPTDWQDLQTIIQKQKLTKPVELIEGGSTRQESVYNGLLALPSAAEQVLIHDGARCLATPDLFDACALSIRHHSGLIAAIPVKDTIKVVDENGIIQSTPDRRRLYAAQTPQGFDVKLLKQCHAEGVRQGWEVTDDAALFEKCGYSVAIVQGEETNLKVTTPQDLAIAEFILTERE, encoded by the coding sequence GTGCATTTACTAATTCCAGCTGCGGGGATGGGACGAAGAATGGGAAGCGATCGCAATAAACTTCTCTTACTCGTGCGATCGCAACCGATAATTAGTTGGACTCTCAAAGCCGCTGAAGCCGCAAGCCTAATTAGTTGGATCGGCATTATTGCTCAACCTACCGATTGGCAAGACCTCCAGACAATTATCCAGAAACAAAAATTAACTAAACCTGTGGAATTAATCGAAGGCGGCTCCACACGCCAAGAATCAGTTTACAATGGCTTACTGGCATTACCATCTGCCGCAGAGCAAGTGTTGATTCACGATGGCGCCAGATGTCTTGCCACACCGGATTTATTTGATGCTTGTGCTTTATCCATTCGCCATCATTCTGGTTTGATCGCTGCCATCCCTGTCAAGGATACTATCAAAGTTGTTGATGAAAATGGCATAATTCAAAGTACTCCTGACCGACGGCGACTGTATGCCGCACAAACTCCCCAAGGTTTTGATGTCAAGTTGTTGAAACAATGCCACGCTGAAGGTGTCCGTCAGGGTTGGGAAGTTACTGACGATGCAGCTTTGTTTGAAAAGTGCGGCTACAGCGTCGCAATTGTCCAAGGGGAAGAAACCAATTTGAAAGTGACTACCCCACAAGATTTAGCGATCGCCGAATTCATCCTCACAGAGAGAGAGTAG
- a CDS encoding type II toxin-antitoxin system PemK/MazF family toxin yields the protein MKGKIVLVKFPFDDLSSSKVRPAVCLTNPVGANQHIILALITSRIPADLLDTDFVLDINHPDFASSGLHKPSTIRLDHLITLRKSIIQRELGILSPDTQAQIVNKLYNLLNQ from the coding sequence ATGAAAGGTAAAATTGTTTTAGTCAAGTTTCCATTTGATGATTTATCCTCTTCCAAGGTGCGTCCTGCTGTTTGTCTAACTAATCCTGTAGGAGCGAATCAGCACATTATTTTAGCTCTAATTACCAGTCGGATTCCTGCGGATTTGCTGGACACTGACTTTGTTCTCGATATTAACCATCCCGACTTTGCCAGTAGTGGTTTGCATAAACCCTCTACAATCAGGTTGGATCATTTGATTACACTTCGCAAATCAATTATCCAGCGCGAACTAGGTATATTGTCACCTGATACACAAGCTCAAATTGTTAACAAATTGTATAATCTGCTGAACCAGTAA
- the hflX gene encoding GTPase HflX has translation METIFGNLQGLKSSQLKQLARLYHQRIPGDRLTTPEFSQRLAAISTEINQPVCAYLNRRGQVIRVGVGSPRQTQIPLLELPRYGAERLSGIRCISTHLKSEPPNEAALTSMALQRLDALVVLNITGTGFQKRGGGATGYVKEAYLAHLTAQSRVAIASPASLTASSNIPSPSWNISPPLSLDVLTDQDFLDLVEALEADFRRQFVAQEVDADRDSVLIVGVFTDDTTPQQFQDTLAELARLVDTAGGNVLQTVQQKRSRIHPQTVVGEGKVQEIALTAQTIGANLVVFDRDLSPAQVRNLELQIGVRVVDRTEVILDIFAQRAQSRAGKLQVELAQLEYMLPRLTGRGQAMSRLGGGIGTRGPGETKLETERRGIGRRISRLQQEVNQLQAHRSRLRQKRQHREVPSVALVGYTNAGKSTLLNALTNAEIYTADQLFATLDPTTRRLIIPHADTGETQEILLTDTVGFIHELPASLMDAFRATLEEVTEADALLHLVDLSHPAWLSHIRAVREILAAMPVTPGPALVAFNKIDQVDSEILALAQEEFPLAVFISASDRLGLETLRQRLALLIEYATSDR, from the coding sequence ATAGAGACTATCTTTGGTAATCTCCAAGGACTAAAATCCAGCCAGCTGAAACAACTAGCTAGGCTGTATCACCAGCGCATACCGGGCGATCGCTTAACTACGCCCGAATTTTCCCAGCGACTGGCAGCAATTAGTACAGAAATCAATCAACCCGTATGTGCCTACCTCAATCGTCGCGGACAAGTTATCCGCGTGGGGGTAGGTTCACCGCGTCAAACGCAAATCCCACTGCTGGAATTGCCCCGCTACGGTGCAGAACGACTCAGCGGTATTCGTTGTATCTCCACTCATCTCAAGTCAGAACCGCCCAATGAAGCGGCGCTGACATCGATGGCACTGCAACGCCTAGATGCCCTAGTTGTGCTAAATATAACCGGAACGGGATTTCAAAAGCGGGGTGGTGGCGCTACAGGGTACGTCAAAGAAGCTTATTTAGCGCACCTGACGGCTCAATCCCGCGTAGCGATCGCAAGTCCGGCTTCACTTACAGCATCAAGCAATATTCCATCTCCAAGTTGGAATATATCACCGCCTCTGAGCTTAGACGTGCTGACAGACCAGGATTTTCTAGACTTGGTGGAAGCACTAGAAGCAGACTTCCGGCGGCAATTTGTTGCTCAAGAAGTAGATGCCGATCGCGATAGCGTTTTGATTGTCGGTGTATTTACTGATGATACCACACCCCAACAATTCCAAGATACATTAGCGGAATTGGCACGGTTGGTCGATACCGCCGGGGGAAACGTATTGCAGACAGTGCAACAAAAGCGATCGCGCATTCATCCGCAAACAGTAGTCGGCGAAGGTAAAGTGCAAGAAATTGCCCTCACCGCCCAAACTATCGGCGCAAACCTCGTCGTTTTTGACCGCGACCTCTCACCCGCACAAGTCCGTAACTTAGAATTACAAATTGGTGTCCGGGTAGTTGACCGCACCGAAGTTATTTTAGATATCTTTGCCCAACGCGCTCAGTCTCGTGCAGGTAAATTGCAAGTAGAACTGGCACAGTTAGAATATATGCTGCCGCGACTTACAGGTAGAGGTCAGGCAATGTCTAGGTTGGGTGGTGGTATTGGTACTCGCGGTCCTGGTGAAACCAAACTAGAAACCGAACGCCGTGGTATTGGAAGACGCATTTCTCGACTACAACAAGAAGTCAACCAGCTGCAAGCACATCGATCGCGACTGCGGCAAAAGCGACAACATCGTGAAGTTCCCTCAGTGGCTTTGGTTGGTTATACCAACGCTGGCAAGTCTACCTTGCTCAATGCCCTAACCAATGCGGAAATTTATACGGCTGACCAGCTGTTTGCCACACTCGACCCGACTACACGCCGGCTAATCATTCCCCATGCTGATACAGGTGAAACTCAGGAAATTCTGCTGACAGATACAGTCGGATTTATCCACGAACTGCCTGCATCATTAATGGATGCCTTCCGAGCCACTTTAGAGGAAGTTACAGAAGCTGATGCTTTACTGCATTTAGTAGATTTGTCACATCCTGCTTGGTTGAGTCATATTCGCGCCGTCAGAGAAATTTTAGCAGCAATGCCAGTGACTCCAGGACCTGCGCTGGTTGCTTTTAACAAAATAGACCAAGTGGATAGTGAAATTTTAGCTTTAGCTCAAGAAGAGTTTCCCTTAGCGGTGTTTATTTCCGCAAGCGATCGCCTGGGATTAGAAACTCTCCGTCAGCGTCTTGCTCTACTAATTGAATACGCCACTTCTGATCGGTAA
- the scpB gene encoding SMC-Scp complex subunit ScpB, producing the protein MITATANKIEAILYLKGKPLSLGEIAEYAACDRATVESGIIELIDNYAHRDGALEVVETPAGYCLQLRSDYHELVQTLIPVELGLGALRTLAAIALNSPILQSDLINVRGSGVYQHVPELVELGFVRKRRDNESRSYSLQITPKFHQYFQIEQLPEPFDRSQEERQLELDLKTEPES; encoded by the coding sequence ATGATTACAGCCACAGCGAACAAGATAGAAGCGATTCTGTATTTAAAAGGTAAACCCTTGTCGCTCGGTGAAATCGCCGAGTATGCGGCGTGCGATCGCGCTACTGTTGAGTCAGGCATAATCGAATTAATCGACAACTATGCCCACAGAGATGGCGCTTTAGAAGTTGTAGAAACCCCAGCAGGTTACTGTCTGCAACTGCGGTCAGATTATCATGAATTAGTCCAAACCCTGATACCAGTGGAATTGGGCTTGGGGGCATTGCGAACTTTAGCAGCGATCGCTCTTAATAGCCCGATTCTTCAAAGCGACTTGATAAATGTGCGCGGTTCGGGAGTATATCAACACGTTCCCGAACTAGTCGAACTCGGCTTTGTCCGAAAACGCCGAGATAATGAATCTCGGTCTTATTCGCTACAAATTACTCCGAAATTTCATCAATATTTCCAAATTGAGCAACTTCCCGAACCATTCGACCGCAGCCAAGAAGAACGACAACTAGAACTAGACTTGAAAACTGAACCAGAATCATAA
- a CDS encoding type II toxin-antitoxin system RelE/ParE family toxin, with protein MRNLIWSPTFIRAFKRLIKKNPELRPQIEQVLQQIAEDPFLPSLRSHKLKGDLSGRWSCSIDYSNRILFKFVTNGDSGEEEIFLLTLGAHDDVY; from the coding sequence GTGAGAAATTTAATTTGGAGTCCGACATTTATTCGTGCTTTTAAACGATTAATCAAAAAAAATCCGGAATTACGTCCTCAAATTGAGCAAGTATTACAACAAATAGCCGAAGACCCATTTCTACCCAGTTTACGCAGTCACAAGCTAAAAGGTGATTTATCGGGCAGATGGTCATGTTCGATTGATTATAGTAATCGTATTTTATTTAAGTTTGTTACTAATGGTGACTCAGGAGAAGAAGAAATATTTTTGTTGACTTTAGGAGCACATGATGATGTTTACTAA
- a CDS encoding LysM peptidoglycan-binding domain-containing M23 family metallopeptidase: MTFPFRQQFLCFLVSIFGLASTTPSKSANAAVPGCPTPALERFQRHKVASGETLASIAQRYNLMPTTIIGMNPDLRNRTVAIGSEILIPPYDGIVVEVPRGQTWREVAAKYKIRADALFEVNGCEKDPRVVFVPQGNSSRSRPVTNSTTASSTTPIKFTGYPLPENARVALAYGWQINPSTSEVFFHSGVDLLASVGTSVEAIAPGTVVFAGNQGTYGNLVIINHAGKLQSRYAHLENIKVSVGQQVKQQDEIGTVGTTGKPTSTQPHLHFEIRSSSDLGWVAKDPNQYMQR, from the coding sequence ATGACTTTTCCCTTTCGTCAACAGTTTCTCTGTTTCCTAGTCAGCATTTTTGGGCTAGCGTCCACAACCCCATCAAAAAGCGCTAACGCTGCTGTTCCAGGTTGTCCCACTCCAGCCCTTGAACGTTTCCAACGTCATAAAGTTGCTTCTGGCGAAACTTTAGCAAGCATAGCCCAGCGCTACAATCTCATGCCAACAACTATTATCGGCATGAATCCAGATTTGCGAAACCGCACCGTAGCCATAGGTAGTGAAATTTTAATTCCTCCCTACGATGGAATTGTCGTGGAAGTGCCTCGCGGACAAACTTGGCGAGAAGTCGCAGCAAAGTATAAAATCCGTGCTGATGCCTTGTTTGAAGTAAATGGCTGTGAAAAAGATCCAAGAGTCGTGTTTGTTCCTCAAGGCAATTCATCGCGGAGTCGTCCAGTAACTAATTCCACCACAGCTAGTAGCACAACTCCTATTAAGTTCACTGGGTATCCTTTGCCTGAAAATGCTCGTGTAGCGTTAGCTTATGGTTGGCAGATTAATCCTTCGACAAGTGAAGTTTTCTTTCACAGCGGTGTAGATTTGTTAGCAAGTGTGGGAACTTCTGTTGAAGCGATCGCACCCGGAACCGTAGTCTTTGCTGGCAATCAAGGCACTTACGGCAACTTAGTAATAATTAATCACGCAGGCAAATTACAAAGCCGCTACGCCCATCTTGAAAATATCAAAGTCTCCGTCGGTCAGCAAGTCAAACAGCAAGACGAAATAGGAACCGTAGGTACAACCGGAAAACCTACCTCCACCCAACCCCACCTTCATTTTGAAATACGTTCCAGTTCAGACTTAGGTTGGGTAGCCAAAGACCCAAATCAGTACATGCAGCGTTGA
- a CDS encoding DUF760 domain-containing protein, translating to MVFNPNFLNDNSEEHPNQLVSDNSDEYPNQLLKYLQHQSPEVLARVAQSVSPEIKQIISQNVQGLVGMLPAENFHVQITTDRENLAGLLASAMMTGYFLRQMEQRMQLENLSNNQ from the coding sequence ATGGTGTTTAATCCTAACTTTTTGAATGACAACTCTGAGGAACACCCTAATCAGCTTGTTTCCGACAATTCTGACGAATACCCCAATCAGTTACTCAAATATCTACAGCACCAGTCTCCAGAAGTTTTAGCCCGTGTCGCCCAGTCCGTCAGCCCGGAAATTAAACAAATAATTTCCCAAAACGTTCAAGGGCTTGTGGGAATGCTCCCAGCGGAAAATTTCCATGTGCAGATTACAACAGACCGGGAGAATTTAGCTGGTCTTTTAGCATCGGCGATGATGACGGGGTATTTCTTGCGCCAGATGGAACAGCGGATGCAGTTAGAAAATTTGAGTAACAATCAATAG
- a CDS encoding HhoA/HhoB/HtrA family serine endopeptidase yields the protein MKLTVKKLAVYLSLLAIGGGAGLLGGRFILPQNRPFQDLKAVTVALPPQTVAPNPVGGVIGATGGDNVNFIATAVQKTGPAVVRINATRKVANPISDALKNPLLRRFFGEDEQPVPQERIERGTGSGFILSQDGELLTNAHVVADTDTVLVTLKDGRTFEGKVSGVDPVTDVAVVKINADKLPTVKLGNSQNLIPGQWAIAIGNPLGLDNTVTIGIISATDRTSVQVGIPDKRVSFIQTDAAINPGNSGGPLLNAQGEVIGVNTAIRADAQGLGFAIPIETAARIASELFTKGRAEHPFLGIEMVDLSPTKKQQINQESNLNIKQDSGVVVKGVLEKSPAQKAGLLPGDIIQKLNAKPVKTAAQVQKVVESSSVGDILEMEVNRNGKIQALKVVSGAYPEK from the coding sequence ATGAAGTTAACCGTAAAAAAACTAGCCGTTTATCTGTCCTTATTGGCGATCGGCGGTGGTGCAGGATTGTTAGGCGGTCGCTTTATTCTGCCACAAAATCGCCCGTTTCAAGATTTAAAAGCTGTGACAGTGGCTTTGCCTCCACAAACTGTAGCACCTAATCCTGTTGGGGGAGTGATTGGTGCTACTGGCGGAGATAATGTAAATTTTATTGCCACTGCTGTGCAAAAAACGGGACCTGCGGTAGTGCGAATTAATGCTACTCGCAAAGTTGCCAATCCGATTTCTGACGCTTTAAAAAATCCGCTTTTGCGCCGATTTTTTGGGGAGGATGAACAACCAGTTCCGCAAGAAAGAATTGAACGCGGTACGGGGTCTGGATTTATTTTGAGTCAAGATGGTGAATTGCTAACTAATGCTCATGTGGTAGCAGACACAGATACAGTACTTGTTACTCTCAAAGATGGTCGGACTTTTGAGGGTAAGGTGTCAGGAGTCGATCCGGTTACAGATGTGGCAGTAGTAAAAATTAATGCTGATAAGTTGCCAACTGTCAAGCTGGGTAATTCACAAAACTTAATACCCGGACAGTGGGCGATCGCTATTGGCAATCCTCTCGGTTTAGATAATACTGTCACTATTGGCATCATCAGCGCAACCGATCGCACTAGTGTTCAAGTCGGTATCCCCGATAAGCGAGTCAGTTTTATCCAAACTGATGCGGCGATTAACCCAGGTAACTCCGGCGGACCTTTGTTAAACGCCCAAGGCGAAGTGATTGGCGTTAACACTGCCATCCGCGCCGATGCTCAAGGACTCGGTTTTGCGATTCCCATCGAAACCGCTGCCCGCATCGCGTCGGAGCTGTTTACCAAAGGGCGTGCTGAACATCCTTTTTTGGGAATTGAAATGGTAGACCTTTCTCCTACCAAAAAACAGCAGATTAATCAAGAAAGTAATCTGAACATTAAGCAGGACAGCGGTGTTGTCGTTAAAGGAGTTCTAGAAAAATCACCCGCACAAAAAGCAGGACTACTTCCTGGAGACATAATTCAAAAACTTAACGCTAAACCAGTCAAAACAGCGGCTCAGGTACAGAAGGTGGTAGAGTCCAGTTCAGTAGGAGACATCCTAGAGATGGAAGTCAATCGCAATGGGAAAATTCAAGCCCTCAAAGTCGTGTCTGGGGCTTATCCTGAGAAATAG
- a CDS encoding tetratricopeptide repeat protein translates to MVQDVSYLAIKLIYWQNMLLIENSETSMNQNLTDWDEDLPPEPEEVYQDLLRALNRKAGFGLFFVQCTPGEADRLIAKIPQDIPQKKIATLRLVESIDNLYQLVGQFVKDKQVDILLIQGLEYSLYKYEQRTFGEIIEGQYSDLISVPPILNHLNQQRESFRDDFKICFVFILRAFSINYFIQRAPDFFDWRSGVFELITRPEVVEQETIRLLLEGDSEEYLKFSIEKKIEKFLDLQELITEKHQRDSNKTILLFKLGKLLVAANEYEGGIASYDQAVKIKPDYHEAWYKRGVVLGELGRYEEAIASFEQTLKIKPNLHEAWYIRSILLKELGRYEEAIESFEQTLKFKHNLHEAWYNMGILLRELGHNKEAIASYEQALKIQPDYHQAWYNLGIFFGELGRYEETIVFYDQALKIKPNFHQTWNYRGTGLRKLGRYEEAIISYDQALKIQPEYHQAWNNRGIALGDLGRYEEAIFSYDQALKIKPNLNQAWNNRGIALRKLGRYEEAIISYDQALKIQPDYYQAWNNRSIALDELVRYEKPIASFNKANKINPGYQTEGH, encoded by the coding sequence ATGGTGCAAGATGTCAGTTATCTCGCCATAAAATTAATTTACTGGCAAAATATGCTGCTAATTGAAAATAGTGAAACTTCCATGAACCAAAATTTAACTGATTGGGACGAAGACTTACCCCCTGAGCCAGAAGAAGTTTATCAAGACTTACTCCGCGCACTGAATCGGAAAGCAGGATTTGGGTTATTTTTTGTGCAATGTACACCTGGGGAAGCAGACCGTTTAATTGCTAAAATTCCCCAAGATATTCCGCAGAAAAAGATTGCAACGCTGCGTTTGGTCGAATCTATTGATAATTTATATCAGCTAGTCGGTCAGTTTGTTAAAGACAAGCAAGTTGATATTTTATTAATTCAAGGTCTGGAATATTCTTTATACAAGTATGAACAAAGAACTTTTGGCGAAATTATAGAGGGACAATATAGTGATTTAATTAGTGTACCGCCGATTCTAAATCACTTAAATCAGCAAAGAGAAAGCTTTCGAGATGATTTTAAAATTTGCTTTGTTTTTATCTTACGAGCATTCTCAATTAACTATTTCATCCAGCGTGCTCCTGATTTTTTTGACTGGCGTTCTGGAGTATTTGAATTAATCACAAGACCAGAAGTGGTAGAGCAAGAAACAATTCGTTTACTATTGGAAGGCGATTCGGAAGAATATTTAAAATTTAGTATAGAAAAAAAAATTGAAAAGTTTTTGGATCTCCAAGAACTTATAACAGAAAAACATCAAAGAGATAGTAATAAGACAATTTTACTATTTAAGCTAGGAAAATTATTAGTTGCTGCTAACGAATATGAAGGAGGAATAGCTTCATACGACCAAGCGGTGAAAATTAAACCAGACTACCACGAAGCTTGGTACAAACGAGGTGTTGTGTTGGGAGAATTAGGACGCTACGAAGAAGCAATTGCATCCTTTGAACAAACCTTGAAAATTAAACCCAATTTACATGAAGCTTGGTACATTCGGAGCATTTTGCTGAAAGAATTAGGACGTTACGAAGAGGCAATTGAATCCTTTGAACAAACCTTAAAATTTAAACATAATTTACACGAAGCTTGGTATAATATGGGCATTTTATTGAGAGAATTAGGACACAATAAAGAAGCAATTGCCTCTTACGAACAAGCGTTAAAAATTCAACCAGACTACCACCAAGCTTGGTACAATTTGGGCATTTTTTTTGGAGAGTTAGGACGTTACGAAGAGACAATTGTATTCTATGATCAAGCCTTGAAAATTAAACCCAACTTCCATCAAACTTGGAACTATAGGGGGACTGGATTGCGAAAATTAGGACGTTATGAAGAGGCAATTATATCCTACGACCAAGCCTTAAAAATTCAACCAGAATACCATCAAGCTTGGAATAACCGAGGAATTGCACTGGGTGATTTAGGACGTTACGAAGAGGCAATTTTCTCCTATGATCAAGCCTTGAAAATTAAACCCAACTTAAATCAAGCTTGGAACAACCGGGGGATTGCGCTGCGGAAATTAGGACGCTATGAAGAGGCAATTATATCCTACGACCAAGCTTTGAAAATTCAACCAGACTACTACCAAGCTTGGAACAACCGGAGCATTGCGCTAGATGAATTAGTACGCTACGAAAAGCCAATTGCTAGCTTTAACAAAGCTAATAAAATTAACCCCGGTTATCAAACAGAAGGACATTAG
- a CDS encoding isochorismatase → MNTQITTQLPIPPHYHLDKVSEVWRVPYQQRAAEAQAWAKEHNIKPASTDKTRVCLLLIDVQNTFCIPEFELFVGGKSGTGAVDDNQRLCEFIYRNLGAIATIIPTMDTHTAMQIFHPIFWVNAIGEHPTPAASSITPADIEKGIWKVNPAVAFSLGYGYDFIEKHAYHYVKQLTENGKYPLTVWFYHSMLGGIGHALVSSVEEAIFFHCIARNSQTQFEIKGDNPLTENYSVLRPEVLEGVDKNPIAQKNIRLIQQLLEFDAVIIAGQAKSHCVAWTIDDLLTEIQQIDATLAKKIYLLEDCTSPVVVDGVVDYSEQADAAFERFAGAGMHVVKSTEVINFF, encoded by the coding sequence ATGAACACCCAAATAACAACCCAACTCCCCATTCCCCCACATTATCACCTCGATAAAGTAAGCGAAGTCTGGCGCGTACCTTATCAACAACGCGCAGCAGAAGCCCAAGCATGGGCTAAAGAACACAATATAAAACCCGCATCAACAGACAAAACCCGCGTTTGTCTACTTTTAATTGATGTGCAAAACACCTTTTGCATTCCCGAATTTGAATTATTTGTAGGTGGAAAATCCGGGACTGGTGCGGTCGATGATAATCAGCGATTGTGTGAGTTTATCTATCGCAATTTGGGCGCGATCGCGACAATTATACCAACGATGGACACTCACACAGCAATGCAAATTTTCCATCCTATATTTTGGGTGAATGCGATAGGTGAACATCCTACACCCGCTGCTTCTAGCATCACGCCGGCAGACATTGAAAAAGGAATTTGGAAAGTTAACCCCGCAGTTGCTTTCAGTTTAGGATATGGTTATGATTTTATAGAAAAACACGCCTACCATTACGTTAAACAACTAACTGAAAATGGCAAATATCCGCTAACAGTTTGGTTTTATCATTCTATGTTAGGTGGTATTGGTCATGCTTTAGTTTCATCTGTCGAGGAAGCAATATTTTTTCACTGCATTGCTCGTAATAGTCAAACGCAATTTGAAATAAAAGGCGATAATCCTTTAACAGAAAATTATTCTGTGCTGCGTCCAGAGGTTTTGGAAGGTGTTGATAAAAATCCAATTGCTCAAAAGAATATACGTTTAATTCAACAACTTTTAGAGTTTGATGCTGTCATCATTGCCGGACAAGCTAAAAGTCACTGCGTTGCTTGGACTATTGACGATTTGTTAACAGAAATTCAGCAGATAGATGCTACGCTTGCGAAAAAAATCTATCTGCTGGAAGATTGCACTTCCCCGGTTGTTGTGGATGGTGTGGTGGATTATAGTGAGCAAGCTGATGCGGCGTTTGAAAGGTTTGCTGGAGCGGGGATGCATGTAGTTAAATCTACGGAAGTAATTAACTTTTTTTAA
- a CDS encoding pilus assembly protein PilB translates to MVNHTDLLTNLYNAFNPFEPLPAGDPKYVDCQQVRGDADILNELGNRMRLANNNTCQLYSGHRGGGKSTELLRLKQYLENREFYVVYFAADEEDIDSEDAQYTDILLACTRHLLKDLQKIANPRPVLDWLKDCWVELKDLAQTPIEFESMELETQLSQFAKLTANLRAVPELRQQIRKKINPRTVTLIKVLNEFLADAKTHLPNGCTQLGIIVDNLDRMVLVKDGDNTNHEEVFLDRSEQLKALDCHLIYTVPISMLYSKRATDIRDIYGQCLILPMIMVKTHKGDIYEPGLKKVKEVISKRVRQIAPELSLEKEIFDNPQTLERLCLMSGGHVRNLLLLTHDAIGRSEELPISEKAVRRAVTQARDDYRRAVENHQWCLLAEVSVSKRIINDNQYRSLMYNRCLLEYRYMDDEGEMQRWYDIHPLIQGITEFKEAVAKLP, encoded by the coding sequence ATGGTTAATCATACAGATTTACTTACAAACCTTTACAACGCCTTTAACCCCTTTGAACCCTTACCCGCAGGTGATCCGAAATATGTAGATTGTCAGCAAGTGCGGGGAGATGCAGATATTTTGAATGAGTTAGGAAATCGGATGCGACTGGCAAATAATAACACTTGCCAATTGTATTCTGGTCATCGGGGTGGAGGGAAATCTACAGAACTGCTGAGGTTAAAGCAATATTTAGAGAATCGGGAATTTTATGTAGTCTATTTTGCCGCTGATGAAGAGGACATAGACTCAGAAGATGCCCAGTATACAGATATTCTCCTCGCCTGTACCCGCCATTTGCTCAAAGATTTACAGAAAATTGCCAATCCTCGTCCAGTGCTGGATTGGCTAAAAGACTGCTGGGTAGAGTTGAAAGATTTGGCGCAAACTCCGATAGAGTTTGAGAGTATGGAACTAGAAACGCAGCTTTCGCAGTTTGCCAAGCTAACAGCAAATTTAAGAGCAGTTCCCGAATTACGCCAACAAATTCGCAAAAAAATTAATCCCCGCACTGTCACTTTAATTAAGGTGTTGAATGAGTTTTTAGCGGATGCAAAAACGCACTTACCCAACGGCTGCACTCAATTAGGGATTATTGTAGATAACTTAGACCGGATGGTGTTAGTTAAAGATGGAGATAACACCAACCATGAGGAAGTTTTTTTAGACCGCAGCGAACAACTCAAAGCTTTGGATTGCCATTTAATTTACACTGTCCCGATTTCTATGTTGTATTCTAAACGAGCAACAGACATCAGAGATATTTACGGTCAATGTCTGATTTTACCGATGATTATGGTTAAGACTCACAAAGGAGATATTTACGAACCAGGACTGAAGAAAGTTAAAGAAGTAATTAGCAAGCGAGTCCGACAAATTGCACCGGAACTATCACTAGAAAAGGAAATTTTTGACAATCCTCAAACCTTGGAAAGACTGTGTTTGATGAGTGGAGGTCATGTGAGAAATTTGCTATTGTTAACACATGATGCCATTGGACGCAGTGAAGAGTTACCAATTTCTGAAAAAGCAGTTCGACGAGCGGTTACTCAAGCTAGAGATGATTATCGCCGTGCAGTGGAAAATCATCAATGGTGTCTGTTAGCAGAAGTCTCTGTTTCTAAACGCATCATCAATGATAATCAGTATCGGAGTTTGATGTATAACCGCTGTCTTTTAGAGTACCGCTACATGGATGATGAGGGAGAGATGCAGCGCTGGTATGATATTCATCCACTGATTCAAGGAATTACTGAATTTAAAGAAGCTGTCGCGAAACTTCCATGA